ACAATTTCAGATATTTTTGAGAGCCCACTAGGACCAATATTGTCACAAGAGAGGATAGAAGTGCCACATGCCAAATTTTAATTTCAGGTTTCCGCAGAGTTTCAAAACGAGAAAGGATATCTTTTGCAGAAGTCTTTCTTTTTGTACCGTTCAATTCGTTTCTGATCGAACTGGACTCTTTCGAACCGGTCAAAGTGTCAAATGAATTCGAAACTGCCCCCAACTGTTCAACATCCTTGCGACTCATATTGAACGGGTTCGACATATCTGCATAGTCGTCACTGCTGGTGTTGGATAGgatatcatcctcatcgacACAGAAGTCGTCCGCTACGACGCCGCTGGAAGTCACTAGGCCTTCCCCAGGAAGTTTGATAACGTTCCAGCCATCATTAGTCTTTGGCATCCTGTGATTCGGTTATCCTTAAGGCACTCTTGGATCCTTTGCGCCTGAAATCTCTAATAAATTGTCTTTGTAAAATTCGTATCGACACCCCTTTCGTCTAGGAATGTCAAACAGCTGTACAAGAAACAGCTGATGTTAGTTATACGATAGCTAGCTTTAAAAGTGACATCTACGATTGAAGGAGACTCTTATCGACAGTAAAGCCCATGAAGATAAGTCATCGCATCCCATTCTCGTCCTTCCGAACCCCGGAAAAAAGTCCGTACTCAATGACGCTGTTCAGCGAATGTTGGGATACGCTGCCAAGAACTACCATAATGAAGAATACGAAAGTCTTGGTATTGAGTTTTGGATTGTGCAGTGTCAtacaatttcaagaatggttGATTCTGCAAGCTTTTCTGGAAATTGCAATTTTCGAGGCCAAATAACACCTAGCAAGCCCGTTCGAAAAAATACTGCATTCATTATCGATtttaaatctttgaaaccCCAACTGAGCGCTCATCACGCTCGATATCCTTGTATCCCAAGCTCATAAGCCTTTATCGAGAATTCattaagtgaaaaatcattcCTAACGTGTtaagtttgaagaaaaatcttcgaaaaaagtgaaaaaagtttcaattaTCAGCAGTAACTGAACCGCTGTTAGTACATCTTCAAGGACCGATTGGGCTAAGTTTGGATATTTCCTTGACCATTGAATTGTTTTACGAACTTAGTTTTTAACGAAGAGAAAGTGTTCTGTCCTTATCTGCCTGTATCTGCCCGCCCTTCACACATGATATTGGTAACATCGAAGAATACTATACTACAGACCCGTCGGCAGGCTGTTCGTCTGATCACTTATTTGCATTCTGGTGCCCGTGTTCGTGGTCTGAAGCGGGATCCAGAGAgttttttgaagaatccAAAGGGGTTATCATACAATGCATTAAAGCAGTCCGAATATCAGGATAAAGTTATACAGATTTTAAAACTTAAAGAGCTCGATATTAACCTGCCCAATGATGTCATCTTACAATGTTTAACCCACAAGTCGTTTGCTCATGGCTCTAAACCTTATAATGAGAAATTATGCCTTTTAGGTACtcaatttctcaagtaTCAAGCTTCAATACACTCATTAAAACAATCCGACCTTCTTTCACCGGTGGGAGAGGGTAAAGTTCAACAGTCTatcaaaggtttgaatTTCACAAATTTGGGTACTCAACTGGGAAAGTTGCTGATCTCCAGACCCGTAACGGCTCGttttatcaaagagaagaacttggaCTCATTAATCTTCTGGAAAATGAAGGATCCGTTGAGAGACTCACATCACAATGGTGAAACTACGATTTATTCCACCGTTCTAAACGCTTTGGTAGGTGGAATCCTAGCAACAAACGGCCCTACTAAGGCGATTGAATTCGTGAACAGCGTCCTGTTGAACAGCGAGTCGGACGTTTCATTGGTCAAGATTGCAAATGAACATTTTCAAGCAAAGGATACACAACGATAGTTTACTGTAATTAGATCTGTAAATAGCATAAATGCACATTTTCACTTACATTGTTAAAGTTACATAGTAGTTTGACTACTTTATTTAGTTTAATCTTGAATTGAGGAAtgcaatctcttctttcaagcttGCTTCCTCTACTGTCTTTACCAATTCTTTTGTACATTTGGCAACATCAAATGCAATACCTGCCAACCTCTGCTTGAAATGTTTATCAGCAAAGTCGTCATCACCTTTTATGCTACTGACTTTGCCTTCGCGATTGAGTTGACACAGTGTGATCATCCTCAAGGAGCAATCTTCTAAACTCCTAACGACCCATGTTCCATGCTCTTTCAGACTAGCATTACGACTCTGGTTCATAGAAATACTCGTAGCGTCCACCATTTGTCTGGTGACCTGGTTGATAGCATTAGATTCCGTCCTTAGATTACCTTTCGTCACCTGAGGCTGCTTGATGGAAGTGAGCAGTGATTGAATGGTTGAAATTACTTGGACGGTTTGGTGCTCCAAATATAATAACAGCTCCGACAATGTGTTATCAGGGTTTTCTATGTCAAAtgcatcaaaatcaaaatccACCCTCcgatcatcttcattttcttcaggAACTGTCTCATTTTCATGACTACCTAGGTTTGAGTTTGCATTAGCGCCGTTCTGGcttctctcttttcttAAGGGAACGAACTGATAATCTGAAGATTCGTCAAGgtcctctttcttcaccttttTCGAATCCAATTCTTCTGCGAATGGTGCTGCATTTAGCGAAAGCTCGTCAGCGTCTGTTGGATCAAGAGCCTGATTattcgtcttcatcattgcTCCGGCTTCGATGCTGCCATGTTTCTCGAGATTTATATTCTGAGGTGGCTTTTCGACAATAGTAGCcttttctttgacaaatgAAGGCTCTGAAGGTGCGTCTGAAAGATCTGTATCTGTTCCAAATTTAGTTTCGCTGTCATTAAATTGGCTATTTTGCTGTGCCCTTGGGGAGTAAACTGTTGCTTTTTGAATGGTTCGATGATCATTTGGATGTTGatcatttcttctcatgGACTGTTTTAGTGCTAAGTATGTTGACCCATCATCACTGAGGTTTGAGCTATCATTGAGATCGCTTTTACTTTCCTCCTCACTATCATTATCACtcatatcttcaaaagcctTTTTGAACCTTTCTGTGAGTTTAGATGGGGTGGGATTCACCTCAGGCgctctcttcaaagaatttttgactttttGGAGGCTGCGGTCCACAGTGGATTTCGCTTCCTCATATTTTGATACCATGGGGGAAGTAATCTTGGATGGATCGTTTTTTGCGGGAGTTGTCTTACTCAGATCCCTGTCAGCCGCCTCTTGAGTGTCCTCTTTCGAGTCATTGCTCTTCCTCTCTGGTGAAGCACCTTCCTCTGGACTAGCATCTTTTGTGGTTGAACTCTGGACTGACGGCTCTGTTTCAGCTCTCAAGCCAATTCCTGTGCCATTGGCAAAACTTTTGAGCTTATCTGCAAAGCTTCTGCTTGGACTGGTCTCATTCTGCATCGTACTTTCAACGGCTTGTGCACCATGCTCTGGGGAGccattctttgttgatttcttgattggTTCTTTGTGAGATGGACTCAAGTGAAGTTTTTCGACGAAGGGTTTATCACTAGAGGTGATTGGCTTTTTGTCGGATGTTGGGGCAACGGCAGCGGGAGTAGGTAGAGAAGGTGTACCATCGATAACCTCAACTGTCTTGTTATTTACACTTTTCGTTGGAGTAGTAGGTGGCACCTCTAACTTTAGTTGCATTCGCTTGTCTGAAGGCTTCTGTGCCCTCTCCTTATCCTCAACCTTCAAAAGTGGCTTACCATCTTCCTCCACAGCTTTATCAGATTTCTCGTTCGGTGACTTGAAGAGAATCTTGCCCGAATGAGctgaagaaagtgatgatTTGGGTGACTTGGTGTCTATCATGGAAGTGAAGAATAAGCTTCCTGAAGTTTTGCGCGCTGATGTAGGCTTGAGGTTAGGATTGGGACTCATATTAGCCCTTTGAGTGAGTTTTAAAGGTTTGACTGGCGACATTTCATCCTTGTTATCTTCCGTTACGGTGAAGACGTCGGACGGTCTCTGTAATAGGTCTTGTGAAAGTCTAGATCCAAACTGAGGCTCGATTGGTGTTTGCGGAGCGACGGCGCTGTCTCTCTTTGCTTCCTTGATCTCATTCGTAGCGCCTGGCTTACCTTTGACATCCTCCAGTTTGATCTTGGTTGAGTTGACTAGGTTGCAGATCGCAAATGCAACTTCAGAGATCGCTGCCTGAACGGTAACTCGTGGAAGCATCGAACGATAAACAGAATAATACCTAACAGCGGTCACAGCGTGAGATAACGAAGCCTTTAAGAGAGTTACTTCATC
Above is a window of Torulaspora delbrueckii CBS 1146 chromosome 6, complete genome DNA encoding:
- the MRPL15 gene encoding mitochondrial 54S ribosomal protein mL57 (similar to Saccharomyces cerevisiae MRPL15 (YLR312W-A); ancestral locus Anc_4.40) translates to MILVTSKNTILQTRRQAVRLITYLHSGARVRGLKRDPESFLKNPKGLSYNALKQSEYQDKVIQILKLKELDINLPNDVILQCLTHKSFAHGSKPYNEKLCLLGTQFLKYQASIHSLKQSDLLSPVGEGKVQQSIKGLNFTNLGTQLGKLLISRPVTARFIKEKNLDSLIFWKMKDPLRDSHHNGETTIYSTVLNALVGGILATNGPTKAIEFVNSVLLNSESDVSLVKIANEHFQAKDTQR
- the TDEL0F01580 gene encoding uncharacterized protein (similar to Saccharomyces cerevisiae SPA2 (YLL021W) and SPH1 (YLR313C); ancestral locus Anc_4.39), with amino-acid sequence MSNPSDITIHHRDVYGYFIALEKFFQDTEVKHDRSNSPRAQKARAKLLKLSPSQFYELSTDVYDELQRRTNDNQDKPDYLLPKASFHIKRNQARQKLANLSQTRFNDLVDDILYEIKRRGYDVNPDATNYSHSDEEHAFDRGSEANFRNQHNENSVNSMSDNSLVHVPPTATIQTSQVIPMKASIDWSSEDEEELELSKTASNSIAIGSIISPQDYAQPAASPESAAGISPTDNYHYTDLNESPAGTREIRNDSSSDINHNGIPTLAKNVEQRISDKDTKELQKELENLKKANDTLQSQLDGKDRELDELRKQKTLSKHRESHTNFQKELTSLSSQVSTLSIENETLKQQISELELKAKTVGPAKLSDDKHNLLDDLQTRYPLDARSLSKYSTADGLVTLETIKKLHSQINVMFVNIQSEKEDVGKELFEALACASNCIHRMLILVDIPQYKDEVTLLKASLSHAVTAVRYYSVYRSMLPRVTVQAAISEVAFAICNLVNSTKIKLEDVKGKPGATNEIKEAKRDSAVAPQTPIEPQFGSRLSQDLLQRPSDVFTVTEDNKDEMSPVKPLKLTQRANMSPNPNLKPTSARKTSGSLFFTSMIDTKSPKSSLSSAHSGKILFKSPNEKSDKAVEEDGKPLLKVEDKERAQKPSDKRMQLKLEVPPTTPTKSVNNKTVEVIDGTPSLPTPAAVAPTSDKKPITSSDKPFVEKLHLSPSHKEPIKKSTKNGSPEHGAQAVESTMQNETSPSRSFADKLKSFANGTGIGLRAETEPSVQSSTTKDASPEEGASPERKSNDSKEDTQEAADRDLSKTTPAKNDPSKITSPMVSKYEEAKSTVDRSLQKVKNSLKRAPEVNPTPSKLTERFKKAFEDMSDNDSEEESKSDLNDSSNLSDDGSTYLALKQSMRRNDQHPNDHRTIQKATVYSPRAQQNSQFNDSETKFGTDTDLSDAPSEPSFVKEKATIVEKPPQNINLEKHGSIEAGAMMKTNNQALDPTDADELSLNAAPFAEELDSKKVKKEDLDESSDYQFVPLRKERSQNGANANSNLGSHENETVPEENEDDRRVDFDFDAFDIENPDNTLSELLLYLEHQTVQVISTIQSLLTSIKQPQVTKGNLRTESNAINQVTRQMVDATSISMNQSRNASLKEHGTWVVRSLEDCSLRMITLCQLNREGKVSSIKGDDDFADKHFKQRLAGIAFDVAKCTKELVKTVEEASLKEEIAFLNSRLN